CTACGGCTGCACCACCTGCGTGGGCAACGGCGGACCGCTGCCGGAGAACATCGGCAACGCCATCCAGGAAGGCAACCTGGTGACCAGCGCCGTGCTTTCGGGCAACCGGAACTTCGAGGGCCGCATCCATCCCCACATCCGCGCCAACTACCTCGCCTCGCCCCCCCTGGTGGTGGCCTACGCCATCGCCGGCAACATGGACGTAGACCTCTACAACGATCCCATCGGCCAGGACTCCGACGGCCAGCCGGTGATGCTGCGGGACATCTGGCCCAGCCCCGAGGAGGTGCGTGCGGAGGTGGCCAGGGGCGTTACCGCCGATGCCTTCCGGAAGGAATACAGCAACGTCTTCGAGGGCGACGACATGTGGCGGAGCATGCCGGTGCCGGAGGGCGAGCTGTTCGCCTGGGACCCGGACTCCACCTATGTCCGGGAACTCCCGTTCTTCGCCGACATGCCCGCGGAGCCGGCCGCGCCCGGCGACATCAAGGGAGCGCGGGTGCTGGCACTGCTGGGGGATTCGGTGACCACCGACCACATCTCCCCGGCCGGCTCCATCGAGCGGAACGGCCCGGCCGCCCGTTACCTCACCGAACACGGCGTGGAGCCCAAGGACTTCAATCAGTACGGCGCGCGCCGGGGCAACCACGAGGTGATGATGCGCGGCACCTTCGCCAACGTGCGGCTCAAGAACCAGATCGCCCCGGGCACCGAGGGCGGCTTTACCGTACACCAGCCCGACAACGAGCAGTTGTCCATCTTCGACGCCGCCATGAAGTACCAGGAAGAAGGCATCCCGCTTATCGTCATCGCCGGCAAGGAGTACGGCACCGGATCGTCCCGGGACTGGGCCGCCAAGGGGCCGCGGCTCCTGGGCATCAAGGCCGCCATCGTCGAGAGCTTCGAGCGCATCCACCGGAGCAACCTCATCGGCATGGGCATCCTGCCCCTGGAGTTCATGAAGGGTGAGAACGCCGAGTCGCTGGGGCTCACCGGGTTCGAGACCTACGACATCGCTGGCGTGGCCGACGGCCTGAGCGTGCGCAAGCAACTGCAGGTCACCGCGACAAGCGCCGAAGGAAAGGTGACCACCTTCCAGGTGACCTGCCGCATCGACACACCCGCCGAGCTGTCGTACCACCGCCACGGCGGCATCCTGGAGTACGTGCTCCGGCAACTGGCCGCGAACGCTTAAACCCGGCGCCGTCCGGCATTCGTCATTTCAGCGCCTTCCTCCGTCATTCCCGTGCAAGCTCGCCCCCGACTCCGGTCGGGGGCGGGAATCCGGGGGCGGTGGCGGAGCACTACAGCGGCGTTTCCCCACCTCACCCCACCTGGATTCCCGCTTTCCAGGCTGTGTCAAAACGTCGCCCGGACAAGGATTGGCGCCGCCCGCCGATTCGTCATTCCCGCGGAAGCGGGAATCCAGGGGTGGTGGTGGGGCACTACAAGGGCGTTTCCCCGCCTCGCCACCCCTGGATTCCCGCTTCCGCGGGAATGACGAATCGGGGGGATTGCCTCGCTGAAATAGTGTTTTGACACAGCCTGTTCCGCGGGAATGACGCTACAAGCATCGGTACCGTTCCGGTATCCAATCAGTCTCACACAGCCCGTTCCCCAGGAACCCCGTTCGGTCTAATGCTCATGAAACCGTTTGTCTGTGCTGTCGTAGGTTTGACCGCGATGCTGCTCGCGGTGACGGCGATGGCTCAACGGGAAGGAAGACGGCCGGCCCGCTTCCACGTCGCAACGGAAAGCGCCGCGGTAAGGCTCGTGCCCGCCAACGAGACGGCCGGCCCGCCGAAGGCGTCCATCGAAGTGTCCGGCACCACCCGGACCATCCGCTCCAACGGCATCCCGGCGCACCGGGTCGGAACCTTCCCGAACCGCGGCAATCCTCACACCATCACGCCGCAGGACTACGCGTTCACCGTCACCACCGAGCCGGCGCCGGCGGGCAGGACGACCCGGTCGCGTCGCTGGCTTTGGGGCGTGGCGGTCAACGGCGTGCCGTTCGAGGCGCCGACCGCGGAATTCTGGCACGGCGAGCGCGGCGGCTGGAACTACGACGCCCTCGGCGGCGCGGTACGGCTGGGGCTGGACGCCAACCACGCGCACGTTCAGCGCACCGGCGCCTACCACT
The window above is part of the Deltaproteobacteria bacterium genome. Proteins encoded here:
- a CDS encoding aconitase family protein; its protein translation is YGCTTCVGNGGPLPENIGNAIQEGNLVTSAVLSGNRNFEGRIHPHIRANYLASPPLVVAYAIAGNMDVDLYNDPIGQDSDGQPVMLRDIWPSPEEVRAEVARGVTADAFRKEYSNVFEGDDMWRSMPVPEGELFAWDPDSTYVRELPFFADMPAEPAAPGDIKGARVLALLGDSVTTDHISPAGSIERNGPAARYLTEHGVEPKDFNQYGARRGNHEVMMRGTFANVRLKNQIAPGTEGGFTVHQPDNEQLSIFDAAMKYQEEGIPLIVIAGKEYGTGSSRDWAAKGPRLLGIKAAIVESFERIHRSNLIGMGILPLEFMKGENAESLGLTGFETYDIAGVADGLSVRKQLQVTATSAEGKVTTFQVTCRIDTPAELSYHRHGGILEYVLRQLAANA
- a CDS encoding YHYH protein; translation: MAQREGRRPARFHVATESAAVRLVPANETAGPPKASIEVSGTTRTIRSNGIPAHRVGTFPNRGNPHTITPQDYAFTVTTEPAPAGRTTRSRRWLWGVAVNGVPFEAPTAEFWHGERGGWNYDALGGAVRLGLDANHAHVQRTGAYHYHALPTGLMQRLGWKADAHSPLIGWAADGYPVYAVTGDLGNGVRKIRSSYRLKPGARPSGDAPDGAHDGAFVQDWQYVAGSGDLDECNGAVIRSPEFPDGSYAYFITEGYPFVARCWKGTPDPSFRKRRR